The Branchiostoma lanceolatum isolate klBraLanc5 chromosome 12, klBraLanc5.hap2, whole genome shotgun sequence DNA segment tcgaacgctgcccATGTTCACAAACTGTTTTTACAGAGCAAtttataaaacaagaaaaacatgcATGATGGGGAAAAATTTTACAGAGAAACATAGCAACACCGCTTCTCCATCTAAGTCCTTATTATAGACtaacaacatacatttgtagttaaATCTTTTAATTACCATTAATTGTTGTTCGCTTGCAATTAGTCTATTGACACAGGTTTGCATTTAACTTTCTACTTTAAAACTTTACCTGAAGTCTTGACACAGTCTTGCCGAAAGCCTTCCTCTCCTTGACGTAGTTTCTGGTCTCCTCAAACATGAACTCAGACGAGGCGATCGCCATGTCTGCGATGATCAGCCTCTCCTGGGGTAACTCCTGCAGAAAGTCCCAAGATTTACAAACTTCCGACAAAATAAGTTCCTAAAAATCTTCACCCTGCATGGACAGGCTGTATAGATTTCTCCACTAATGTaaattctgttttcctgtggaTCAAATTTCGCAGTAGAAGTAGGTTTTCAAGGTCTTTTAAGTctatggttgaaacaattctgtagtccAGTAGTGCTgcaatggaaacacatatttgctgtgtcatgGTTTCCCTATGTCGAAGTCAATATGAAAACCGCAAAAGTAAAACTACCACAAACGTAACAAGATTCGAAGTATCATGAAGACATTAAACTACCTTTCTTTCAGTTTTAGGAAGAATGACAGCACATTCTTGACACAACAACTTAAAACATAAAGCACAGGAATAAAGTGGAACCTTTGGAGAGAGAAAGTTTGCTGCCAAGTCAACCTATGCAccaaagttgcgggaggatctaaggtccaAGGTAATAGAGCATTGACTGTCTAAAGAGTACTGACCTGCATGAGGTAGACGAACCCCTTGTTCTCCTGACCTAACAGGGCTGACGGGGGCAGGCGAACATCGTCAAAGAACAACTCTGCCGTATCCTGAAATAAGGAGAAAAATTAGACCAACAACATCAAAGATTTACCTTTTTAGTACACTCTTAGGAAACATATATACCATAGACACACAGAAATTTCATGCAAGGAAAGGAATAAGACACATAAATACAATCAATAATGGCATCAAGTAACGTTTTGTAAACTGGGATCTAGGATACAGAGGTCCCAAATTTTCAGTATGTCTTTCTTTGGCCAAGGTTTACATTGTACCTTTCCCATGATTATGAAAACCATAAACCACCTTCTTACTTATCTTAGCTTTTGAATTTATCCAAAGTAttaaaagaaacacaaacactaCCTTAGGTTTTGTAGTTCACATGTGAATCATGTGTATGAAATTACCAGGGAAGTAGGATGTCCTCTGGAGGTCCCCTACAAAAGGAGGGTGTCTAATTCTTTGATATCTTAATGTAGGGCATTCAAAAGACACCCTGACGCCCtactagctaatagcctgattCTAACCTGAGCCTTCATCCCAATCTTCTCCAGCTTGCGTCCCTTCTTGAACCCTGGCATGCCCTCCTCCACCAGAAAGAGGCTGATACCGTGTGCCGCAGACTTCGCCTGGGGGTTGGTGATCGCCACGACGATGATGACGTCCGCCATCCAGCCATTGGTGATGAACACCTGAAACAACAAGGCAAAATCAAACAACGGAATGAAAGTTCATCAACTTGCGAAGCATCAGAGGACGGATTGAAAACTCGTTGATAagagctttactttgtgtacgcaAATAGCGCAtaaaatctttatgaaattaaaCGAAAATCTTACCAAATTTGCTGCTAATGTAGATTGTGGTCATCCAACTGTCACAATTGGGGACATTAAAATAGCACTACCAGCTGTCTCGAGCATTACACATTGTCTCAAGCATTATGTTTTGTATCAGGCATTACGCTTTGTCTCATGCATAACCCTTCGAGTTCAATCAAAGATGAAGGGAAGGTAAACTATGACGTTTTTCTGCTTCATTTGTTCCCACCTTACTGCCATTCAGGATCCAGTCATCTCCATCCTTCTTAGCATTAGTTCGGATCCCCTGGAGGTCACTGGAGAAAAACAAGTGCAAACAGTCTTCAGTTTTTGtgaatgaatgtttattctatagTGTGGAGAAAAAATAGTCAGGAGTGTCAACTGTTGGGATGGTTATAAAGGCTGCATTTAGAGTGACATGTCATCAAAAGACCACCTTTTCtttatgatttatttctatCACACTTACAATCACAGTTATCTGTAATTTGtattgtgagtgagtgagtgagtgagtgagtgcataGCTTCACCGGCATGTGGCATGGCAGCAGccggttatattacactgaatgacctgtcacatctaacctttgcccatctagctgcaagtgtcaactttctccttgctgcctaactctgtaaccaatagggaactgggtgccaaacagctgatttagagtgctaaaggttaaagttatCAGTAAAGAGTACTATGAGTAGCTATGACATTTGTTGTTGAGATATGTGAATTTAAAGGATTTCTCAACTTCCAACCAGTGTCTCTCCATATCAAAGATTTCCAGGTGTCGTGTTGGGTAATCTTGTAGATTTTgatatcagggatacctgaaaaacaggcttcttACCTGAGCGTATTAATAGATGAATGAAATCTCAGTACCTGCCAGCCCCAGGCTCTGTCATGGCCAGAGCGCCGATCTTGCTGCCTGCCACCATCGCGGGAAGTAACCTCTCGTGCTGCTCTGGGGTCCCATACTTCTGGATGTACGGCATCACGATGTCCGAGTGCATGGCATAGCCCGGCCCGCTGCAGTTCGAGTACATCCTGCAAGTAGGCAGTAGTGAAACAGTGAGCATGTTACGGGTATACCTTGTATCCATTTCTAGTAAGTTCTACCCTTGGATTCAAAGGTATTTGTGTATCTGCATATGTTATATGCTGTATTTCATGTGAGGTATTGACAATCAGCCTATGCTTCCTTAAGCTTGATTACCGCTGTAATGTTTCCTGTGACACTTACCAACGAAGAGAAAGATTTctagtcttacatgtacatactgtattaCATTGAAAGCATTTACTCTAATTTTCAGTATAACCCTGAGTAAAAAAATATCTCTGACCTTGTGTCAAGTCAATactctgtaaatcttgaaaatttcaATTCCAATTTGCAGTGACCTTTCCACTGCAGATATGTATTTTCAATGTTCTACTACTgtgctacaaaattgttttaacaGCGAATTCgaaacacaaagaaaacttcCCGTTCCCGACAACTGAGAAataaaaccaataaatgaattcaCTGCAGTTGTAACCAAtcgttatacattgtatatgtcatGAGTATTATTTCCTTATTTAGggttagccctttgtaatacTCATAGCCATTGGCTAATTGAACGGACCTGGCTCTTTGTCTCTCACGATCcggtaaataaatgaatatacaaaTTAACTTTAAGACACTGTAGATTCCTTACTGTTCCTCCCACACGACTGCCGAGTACAAGACGTCTGCTCCGATCCCGCCCAGCTCGTCGGGCGTGTTCACTCCCAGCAGGCCTTGCTCTCCCGCCTTCAGCCACACCTCACGACTCACCTGGCCGTCCTTCTCATACCTGTCAaacaataatcaatcaatcaatcaattgatcagCCACAACTCAACTGGCTGTCTTTCTcatacctgtcaatcaattaattatcaatcaatcaatcagtcacaCCTCACGAAGCACCTGACTGCCCTTATCATACCTGTCCATCAAACAATCAGATAATCCTTCAACCAACCAAACAGCTACACCTCACGACTCATCTGTCAATcagtaatcaatcaatcaactactAGTAAACAATCAGGTAATACCGTATTTAGCAACACCTCAAAGCTAGCTGCCAACATTACTGAAGCTGTGAAGCCATAAATAACTTCTGTCCATGGATGTTTTAAAACAGGCAAAACTTTTTTGTCTTAATTATCCAGCTTTGGTCTCGTATCATATCATTCATAATTAGAGTCTCCGGAGGATGTTATTCATTAATTTTGAATCAACTTTGTGTAGCGCTAATAATTAAGAGCAATTTTGTTGACATCCTGGGTATTTGACGACTGGTACCGTAGGCAAAATGATGTCAGCAGATTAGATTTTTGATTTATATTCAAATTATTAATTAACAGATAATTTATCTTTTGCGTTCAGCCTCATTTTGCCTCACTGTGACATCATTGCGATCACTTGTGTTAAGcaaagaaaaatgaatgtaGAATCTGAACGTACTGAGTGTGATTTGGTGCCACTTCTTCGGCCCAGAACCGCCTGACGCTGGCACGGAAGATGTCGTGGTCCTCGGTAAAGATGCGCCGCGTGCCGATGTCCATCGTGGAAGGGACGGACGACGTCTCGGGGCGAAACTGTTCCAATGTGACGTCCTCATTGGGTGCTCCCGTACTGCGACATCTAACAAAACATATTAAGCAAATAAACTGAAACGCACAAGGCAAGTACATTGTAGTACAGGCTATCCAGGAATTAAACCCAGGCCGCCAGCTCACAAACCCAATGCACTAACCACAAGGCTATATATAAGGTCTGGACCATATATAtagcctccgtcggtcagtattgaccatggaaaaatcctaattcacaacagctctacagcatcgactatggctaaacagccctatacaagAATGGCAATCTCtgacacaaaaatcacatctgtaagctgactcagttctgttgcaaaactGGACCAGTTCAGTAAAAACCACAGTGTTACAAAACTACTACTAGATCTATAAAACACATTTAATGTCtgtggtggtttaatgttcgctcctacactgcaaacttaaaactgccgaaaaaaatgtttgttctttCTTCTGTCTGCCTACCACcgtgtttcaactgcaaactagTAGAATACCACCATAAAGTGATAAACActaaattttctccctaccacgaaattagaTCACCATGAATTTAAACGCATTTACAGCACATGTCTGACTCCATACCAATTCTTAACTTAGCGTGAATGAATTCTAAAAGAATTGTTCTAGAGACCTTGAAATGCTTAACGTTAACTGTGTTTTAAAATGTCCTTGGTTTCCGTCCCACATAATTTTTTTGACCTCTATAATTATGTCTATTTTTTTATGAACTGGTCCAGCAAGAGTTTGATAGGATACCATCCTTTTTTGCTTTGGTTCATGCAATAATCTTATCGTTCCCGTGTCTGATATTTGCACACGACAATCATCCTGAAAATCAGTTTTAAAGTCAAAACTAAAATCTGATTTGTTTTGCATCTTACGCAATGCCCCTCCCCATATATAACACCTGCCTCACTTTTTACCAAAAATCAACTCAAAGACTGGACGAAACTCA contains these protein-coding regions:
- the LOC136446004 gene encoding long-chain specific acyl-CoA dehydrogenase, mitochondrial-like — translated: MAATVRTVLSRVLPQSGALAANLTAGASSRLPAATSTLLHRCRSTGAPNEDVTLEQFRPETSSVPSTMDIGTRRIFTEDHDIFRASVRRFWAEEVAPNHTQYEKDGQVSREVWLKAGEQGLLGVNTPDELGGIGADVLYSAVVWEEQMYSNCSGPGYAMHSDIVMPYIQKYGTPEQHERLLPAMVAGSKIGALAMTEPGAGSDLQGIRTNAKKDGDDWILNGSKVFITNGWMADVIIVVAITNPQAKSAAHGISLFLVEEGMPGFKKGRKLEKIGMKAQDTAELFFDDVRLPPSALLGQENKGFVYLMQELPQERLIIADMAIASSEFMFEETRNYVKERKAFGKTVSRLQTIQHKLAEIKTDIVVGRAFLDQCLELHNQGRLDSNTASMAKFWASDLQNRVATQCLQMHGGWGYMWEYPIAKAFVDSRVQPIYGGSNEIMKELIARSIVN